A region of the Streptococcus oralis Uo5 genome:
GAACCGGGTTGTTGAGAGGTGGTTTGTTGGCAAGTGGAACCATCTACACAGATGGGATTTTGAAAGGCTTGTTTACCTCTTTTGCTTGTAACGATTTTTCAGTCATTCCATCATTCATCCCCAAAGATTTACCCTTGTTGAAAGGAATCTATTATCCAGAAAATGTGATTAATATTTTATACGCTCTTTATTATCAAGATGAAGAAAGATTATCCGAGTCTCTCTTGCGTGCACAACAGTTTTTAGGGAAGAAAAAACGAACTGGTATGGAAGAATTTTCTGTTCGGTATTTTATAAGTTTGGCAAGAAAAGATGCAGTTGCATTAAGCGCGTCCTTACAAAGTTTATGCCAAGCTTATCAGAGACGAGGCTTCCCCTATGAAAAGATTGATAAGTGCTTTGCGGATGAGATCCATGGTCTATATCGATTGATACGATTTTTTGACCATTCCTTGTTCGAAGAAGTCAGCATACCGTCTCATAAGACTTTTTTGAGGGACTTTGAAGAATGGCAAGTTCGAAATCAGTTTCCACAAGGTCAACAGTTCTATACTTATTCTCAAGATATGGTTGATGCAAACAGAATGTTAACAAAAGGTCTTCCAAGAATTTACTTAGAAAAATCTGGAAGGGACTTGGTGATAGACGTTGACCGATTTGCAGTAGATTTGTCTCGGCTAATTTGAAAAAGTAGGAAAAGACTTCCTAGTCAAATCTTTTCCCAAGCAACATCAAATAAATACTGTAAATCCTGCAAAAAAAGGAAACTTCCACCTACAATCTGATATAATAGTAAGGAGAACTCGATTGAAGGAGGAAATTATGTCGGTTTTAGTAAGAGAAGTAATTGAAAAGCTCAGACTAGATATTGTCTATGGTGAAGGCGAATTACTTGAAAAAGAAATCAATACTGCGGACATTATGAGACCTGGTCTTGAAATGACGGGCTATTTTGATTACTATACACCAGAACGGATTCAGCTGTTAGGGATGAAGGAGTGGTCCTATTTAGTTGCCATGCCTGCCCAGAACCGTTATCAAGTTTTGAAGAAAATGTTTCTACCTGAAACACCTGCGGTTATCGTGGCTCGTGGTCTGGTAGTTCCAGAGGAAATGTTAAGGGCTGCTAGAGAATGCAAGATTGCAATTTTAACTAGCCGAACAGCAACCAGCCGTTTATCTGGAGAACTTTCTAGCTACCTTGATTCCCGTTTGGCTAAACGTACCAGTGTGCATGGTGTCTTGATGGATATCTATGGCATGGGTGTCTTGATCCAAGGGGATAGTGGTATCGGTAAGAGCGAGACAGGTCTTGAGCTTGTGAAGCGTGGACACCGTCTAGTAGCAGACGATCGTGTAGATATTTATTCTAAGGATGAGATGACTCTTTGGGGCGAACCTGCTGAAATCTTGA
Encoded here:
- the hprK gene encoding HPr(Ser) kinase/phosphatase; the protein is MSVLVREVIEKLRLDIVYGEGELLEKEINTADIMRPGLEMTGYFDYYTPERIQLLGMKEWSYLVAMPAQNRYQVLKKMFLPETPAVIVARGLVVPEEMLRAARECKIAILTSRTATSRLSGELSSYLDSRLAKRTSVHGVLMDIYGMGVLIQGDSGIGKSETGLELVKRGHRLVADDRVDIYSKDEMTLWGEPAEILKHLLEIRGVGIIDIMSLYGASAVKDSSQVQLAVYLENYDTHKTFDRLGNNAEELEVSGVTIPRIRIPVKTGRNISVVIEAAAMNYRAKEMGFDATRLFEERLTNLIAQNEVKHD